The Variovorax sp. PMC12 genome segment TCTGCTCGATCGAGCCCTTGGTGTCGGTGTGGCCGGTGACGACGATGTCGCTGCCGCTGCGCGCCTGCGCTTCGGCCAGCGCCTCGGACAAGGTCAGCTGGGAAGACGGCGTGAGCGTGGTGCCGCCGAGCTCGAAATACACCGTGTAGCGCTTCGGCGGCGGCGGGCGCATGTCGAACAGCTGCCTGTTCTCCGCCTGCACTTTGGCCGCGTCGGCCTGGTCGACGACCGGGGCGCCGCTGGCACCGACGGCGGCGGTGGCGCGCTGGTAGGGCTTGGACAGGACTTCTTCCCCGTCCTTGGCGCGAACCACCACGGCGGAAGGCGTGCCGTCGGCCTGCGGCAGCAGCACCACGCGCGTGCCGGGTGTCGAGCATGCGACGAGCGACAGCGCGAGGACGGTGAGGAGTGCGAAACGGGTCTTCATGGGCGCCCGTCCGCTTGAACGATGAAATCGGTGCCACGGATGCCGATGGTGGCTGTCTGGGTTTCGACCCGCACCGCGTCGGGGTTGGTCTTGCCGATCAGGCCGGTGATCATGCGCATCGAGCCGCGCAGCAGCGACAGCAGCATGCCGCCTTCGTGCGTGGTGCCGTCGAAATGGAATTCCTTCAGGTCGAGGCGCGACGCGGGGCCGACCACCAGCGTCGTGTCGTCGCGCATCACCACGGAGGCCGAGGAGTCGGGCCCGGTGACGATGCGGTCCACGGAGCCCAGCGCATCGCCGGGACTGGCGTTGCGGACGGCGCCGCCCGCATCGAGCAGCTGCACGCTGCCGCGCACGGACTTCACGAAGCCTGCCTTCGGTTCGGCGGCGGGCGTCTGGGCGAGCGCGGCCGAGCCCACAATGGCGAGGCCGCACAAGGCGATCACGGTTTTTTTCATCATCCTGACTTTTCTGCGCGAGATGTTTCGCAACGGTCACAAATATTAAGGCGAAGGCGTTACATATGGACACGAGGCCGAAAATTCAGCCGGATCTTGCGGCCTATTACCGCTTTTTGCGTGGCCATTCGTCCAAATCCACACCCGATCCCGCATGACGCTGACCCCCAAGACCCTGCTTCGCCTCTCCGTCGCGGTCGCCCTGATCACCATCGTGCTCAAGGGAACGGCCGGCTACATCACCAATTCGATGGGCCTGATCTCGGATGCGATGGAGTCCTTCGTCAACCTCGCGAGCGCCATGTTCGCGCTGGCCATGGTGACCATCGCCGAGCGTCCGGCCGACGACGAGCACCCCTACGGCCACCACAAGGCCGAGTACTTCTCGTCGGGCTTCGAGGGCATCCTGATCGTCGGCGCGGCCATCGCGATCCTCTGGGTGTCGGTGCAGCGCCTGCTTTCGCCGCAGCCTCTGGAGCAGGTCGGCTGGGGCCTGGCGCTGTCGGTCGTGAGCTCGGGCCTCAACGCCGGGCTGGCCGTGATGCTGTTCCGGGCCGCCCGCGAACGCCGCTCCATCGCCCTGGAG includes the following:
- a CDS encoding FecR family protein; translation: MMKKTVIALCGLAIVGSAALAQTPAAEPKAGFVKSVRGSVQLLDAGGAVRNASPGDALGSVDRIVTGPDSSASVVMRDDTTLVVGPASRLDLKEFHFDGTTHEGGMLLSLLRGSMRMITGLIGKTNPDAVRVETQTATIGIRGTDFIVQADGRP
- a CDS encoding OmpA family protein, giving the protein MKTRFALLTVLALSLVACSTPGTRVVLLPQADGTPSAVVVRAKDGEEVLSKPYQRATAAVGASGAPVVDQADAAKVQAENRQLFDMRPPPPKRYTVYFELGGTTLTPSSQLTLSEALAEAQARSGSDIVVTGHTDTKGSIEQNDELSRRRAQEVVQLLVERQFPSRRIEAVGRGERELAVPTADDVDEPRNRRVTIEVR